A genome region from Penicillium psychrofluorescens genome assembly, chromosome: 3 includes the following:
- a CDS encoding uncharacterized protein (ID:PFLUO_004475-T1.cds;~source:funannotate), translated as MSSRPDLRVDDEVGFIRFFHSLPTPDNNETIRVFDRGEWYSSHGGDAEFIARTVYKTTSVLRNLGRSETGGLPSVTMSVTVFRNFLREALFRLNKRIEIWGSAGTGKGNWKLVKQASPGNLQDVEDELGSVGALSMESAPIIMSVKISARAAEARHVGVCFADASVRELGVSEFLDNDVYSNFESLVIQLGVKECLVTMDTTRKDVELGKIRAIADTCGIAISERPAADFGVRDIEQDLTRLLRDELSAGTLPQTELKLAMGSASALIKYLGVMSDPTNFGQYQLYQHDLSQFMKLDASALRALNLMPGPRDGSKSMSLFGLLNHCKTPVGSRLLAQWLKQPLMDLAEIEQRQQLVEAFVVNTELRQTMQEEHLRAIPDLYRLAKRFQRRQANLEDVVRVYQVAIRLPGFVSALDDLMDEQYQSPLEKEYTSKLRGHSDSLAKLEEMVETTVDLDALENHEFIIKPEFDESLRIIRKKLDKLRYDMDVEHRRVSKDLNQDMEKKLFLENHRVHGWCFRLTRTEAGCIRNKKEYQECSTQKNGVYFTTSTMQSLRREHDQLSSNYNRTQAGLVNEVVSVTTSYCPVLEQLAGVLAHLDVIVSFAHASVHAPSGYIRPKMHPRGTGNTVLKEARHPCMEMQDDISFITNDVSLIRDESSFLIITGPNMGGKSTYIRQIGVIALMAQTGCFVPCTEAELTIFDCILARVGASDSQLKGVSTFMAEMLETSNILKSATSDSLIIIDELGRGTSTYDGFGLAWAISEHIVTEIRCFGLFATHFHELTALADRYPKAVQNLHVVAFIGDGTEAATETETKKKRQVTLLYRVEPGICDQSFGIHVAELVRFPDKVVNMARQKAEELEDFSTAENNGDTAQEPVPSLDKYSQEEVEEGSSLLKEMLLKWKTEIEGKDLTAEQKRQAMRDLVNGDAKLQANKVFQGITAL; from the exons ATGTCTTCTCGGCCTGACCTAAGG GTCGACGATGAAGTCGGATTCATTCGAttcttccactccctccccACACCCGACAACAATGAGACAATTCGCGTATTCGACCGAGGCGAATGGTACTCGTCCCACGGCGGCGACGCAGAGTTCATTGCTCGCACGGTGTACAAGACGACCTCGGTGCTGCGCAACCTCGGCCGCAGCGAGACAGGCGGCCTGCCGTCCGTGACGATGAGCGTGACGGTCTTCCGCAACTTCCTGCGCGAGGCGCTCTTCCGACTCAACAAACGCATTGAGATCTGGGGGTCCGCGGGCACAGGCAAGGGAAACTGGAAGCTGGTCAAGCAAGCCAGTCCCGGCAACTTGCAGGAtgtggaggatgagctgggCAGCGTGGGTGCCTTGTCGATGGAGTCTGCGCCGATCATTATGTCCGTCAAGATCTCGGCGCGCGCCGCAGAGGCTCGACATGTTGGGGTTTGCTTTGCGGACGCGAGCGTGCGCGAGCTCGGTGTCAGCGAGTTTCTCGATAACGATGTCTACTCGAACTTCGAGTCGTTGGTTATTCAGCTCGGAGTGAAGGAGTGTTTGGTCACGATGGATACCACGCGCAAGGATGTcgagctgggcaagatccGCGCGATTGCGGATACCTGTGGGATTGCCATTTCGGAACGCCCGGCCGCCGATTTCGGAGTCCGTGATATCGAGCAGGACCTGACGCGGTTGCTGCGGGATGAGCTCTCGGCGGGCACGTTGCCGCAAACAGAGCTGAAGCTGGCGATGGGCTCGgcgtcggccttgatcaAGTATCTGGGCGTCATGTCCGACCCGACCAATTTCGGGCAGTACCAGCTCTACCAGCATGATCTGTCGCAGTTTATGAAACTGGATGCTTCGGCGCTGAGGGCGCTGAATCTTATGCCCGGGCCGCGGGACGGGTCGAAGAGCATGAGCTTGTTTGGTTTGTTGAATCACTGTAAGACGCCTGTGGGCAGTCGTCTGCTGGCGCAGTGGTTGAAGCAGCCGCTGATGGACCTGGCTGAGATTGaacagcggcagcagctgGTCGAGGCCTTTGTCGTCAACACCGAGCTGCGGCAGACGATGCAGGAAGAGCATCTGCGCGCCATTCCGGACCTCTACCGGCTTGCGAAGCGATTCCAACGAAGACAGGCCAActtggaagatgtggtcCGCGTATACCAAGTCGCCATTCGGCTGCCTGGATTTGTCAGTGCGCTGGACGACCTGATGGATGAGCAGTACCAGTCACCGCTGGAAAAAGAATACACCTCCAAGCTTCGGGGTCATTCTGATAGCTtggccaagctggaggagatggtggaaaCGACGGTCGACCTCGATGCGCTGGAGAACCACGAGTTCATCATCAAGCCCGAGTTTGATGAAAGCCTTCGCATTATTCGAAAGAAGCTGGACAAGTTGCGGTACGACATGGATGTGGAACATCGCCGGGTTTCCAAAGACCTCAACCAGgacatggagaagaagctgttTCTGGAGAACCACCGCGTGCATGGCTGGTGCTTCCGTCTCACCCGCACCGAGGCCGGCTGCATTCGCAACAAGAAAGAATACCAGGAATGTTCGACGCAGAAGAACGGCGTGTACTTCACCACATCGACGATGCAGTCCCTCCGTCGCGAGCATGACCAGCTCTCCTCCAACTACAACCGCACTCAGGCCGGACTGGTCAACGAGGTGGTCAGCGTCACGACATCGTACTGCCCCGTTCTGGAGCAGCTCGCCGGCGTGCTCGCTCACTTGGATGTTATTGTCAGCTTTGCTCATGCCTCGGTCCATGCCCCCTCGGGCTATATCCGCCCAAAGATGCACCCGCGCGGGACGGGGAACACCGTGCTCAAGGAAGCCCGCCACCCGTGCATGGAGATGCAGGACGACATCTCCTTTATCACCAACGACGTCTCCTTGATCCGCGATGAGTCCTCGtttctcatcatcaccggccCCAACATGGGCGGCAAGTCCACCTATATCCGCCAGATCGGCGTGATCGCGCTCATGGCGCAGACTGGCTGCTTCGTGCCCTGCACCGAGGCCGAACTCACCATTTTCGACTGCATTCTGGCGCGAGTGGGCGCCAGTGACTCGCAGCTCAAGGGCGTCTCGACCTTTATGGCGGAAATGCTCGAGACGTCCAACATCCTCAAGTCCGCGACTTCGGATTCcctgatcatcatcgacgaaCTCGGGCGTGGCACCAGCACCTACGACGGATTCGGTCTTGCCTGGGCGATCTCTGAGCACATCGTCACCGAGATCCGTTGCTTCGGCCTCTTCGCTACCCACTTCCACGAGCTGACCGCGCTGGCGGACCGGTACCCCAAAGCCGTGCAGAACTTGCACGTTGTCGCCTTCATCGGTGACGGTACGGAGGCTGCCACTGAGACggaaacaaagaagaaacggCAAGTGACTCTTCTCTACCGGGTGGAACCTGGGATCTGCGACCAGTCATTCGGTATTCACGTTGCCGAACTGGTGCGCTTCCCGGATAAGGTAGTGAACATGGCGCGCCAGAAagcggaggagctggaagactTTTCGACCGCCGAGAATAATGGAGACACGGCACAGGAGCCTGTTCCCTCGCTCGACAAGTACTCCcaggaggaggtggaggagggcaGCTCCCTCCTCAAGGAGATGCTGCTGAAATGGAAGACGGAGATCGAGGGCAAGGACTTGACCGCGGAACAGAAGCGCCAGGCTATGCGGGATCTGGTCAACGGGGACGCGAAGCTGCAGGCCAACAAGGTCTTCCAGGGTATTACAGCTTTGTAG
- a CDS encoding uncharacterized protein (ID:PFLUO_004476-T1.cds;~source:funannotate) → MLMSDGLLRVFWPYDLPRTSSPGVIIGWRNSELDLFVLTVLEDVEPRKVDNALRAGILFRNSPHPIVRIFTLCGRSQMHVLGSTNLPDPPPAFSPSHLYVTTHSPSKAPRIFCPPEANLSVQVVMFHRPHPTRMEYMSLEPISLALGDKTATAKRWGPVVSKIESEEETEKSRSEVLVDKLKLHTVVKHIPSQKEQALPLIVNQANCAYEMGQLMHKNSHLIGIRAKRSMSVGERVVESATTLWGFFVLFVAHICWQWIWPVVTRFFVVGLVAHRSVAEIVLQVLEWRARPDAAALKDISATAQQVDIRLQQFCYWPIQYTKLRQRKDNWESVTTSHPDYIRFYNSLWLVANDVIIGIALGSYIIDNANWVASQINTVLTGWTVEGLQRTISWLMDWPAGLKLNNELAAFLGDLFLWVIENWAACIANLQPYLPHLIYVVGCSSFAGASMPIAVFSDLLSILTVHIYSFYIASARIFNWQLTIIISLFHLFRGKKRNVLRNRIDSCDYDLDQLLLGTILFTVLFFLLPTVVVFYLTFASARMLIISMKASFDTCLAFLNHFPLFALMLRVKDSRRLPGGIRFELRDEPEKHAPGSESSVRASYIHLESVPLPLRAMFDQYFQLGHRLRKHYLAPQVIFCLVTGRFVPPIHRRNLYSMQYSMLPARRAGMAEVWALLTQTKKNNSSGGAAGSMGGGIGSLGSPVPKVPASVQGDLRRRGHR, encoded by the exons ATGCTCATGAGCGATGGACTGCTGCGGGTGTTCTGGCCGTATGATCTCCCGCGAACTTCGTCGCCGGGGGTGATTATCGGATGGCGGAATTCGGAGCTTGATCTTTTTGTGCTCACGGTtctcgaagatgtcgagCCGCGCAAGGTCGACAATGCGCTTCGTGCCGGCATCCTCTTTCGAAATAGTCCGCACCCTATTGTGCGTATCTTCACTCTCTGTGGTCGGTCTCAGATGCATGTTCTCGGGTCGACAAATTTGCCTGATCCGCCACCTGCGTTTAGCCCCTCCCATCTCTATGTGACCACTCATTCGCCGTCCAAGGCTCCGCGAATCTTCTGTCCCCCTGAGGCGAATTTGTCTGTTCAGGTTGTCATGTTCCATCGACCACATCCGACCCGAATGGAGTACATGTCTCTCGAGCCTATTTCGCTTGCTCTGGGTGATAAGACAGCTACGGCGAAAAGATGGGGTCCGGTTGTCAGCAAGATTGAgtccgaggaagagaccgagaagaGCCGGTCCGAGGTGCTGGTCGACAAGTTGAAACTCCATACGGTGGTCAAGCACATTCCGTCACAGAAGGAACAGGCCCTCCCGCTCATTGTCAATCAGGCCAACTGTGCCTATGAGATGGGGCAGCTTATGCACAAGAATAGCCACCTCATTGGTATCCGGGCCAAGAGGAGTATGAGTGTCGGCGAACGCGTGGTGGAATCCGCAACTACCCTGTGGGGTTTTTTTGTCCTGTTCGTGGCCCACATTTGCTGGCAATGGATCTGGCCCGTCGTCACAAGATTTTTTGTCGTTGGTCTCGTGGCGCACCGATCTGTCGCAGAGATTGTCTTGCAGGTCCTCGAATGGCGGGCGCGGCCTGATGCTGCGGCTCTGAAGGACATTTCGGCGACAGCGCAGCAGGTCGATATACGACTGCAACAGTTCTGTTACTGGCCGATCCAATATACCAAGCTTCGCCAGAGAAAGGATAACTGGGAGAGTGTCACTACCAGCCACCCGGATTATATTCGATTCTACAACAGCTTATGGCTCGTTGCCAACGATGTGATTATTGGGATCGCTCTGGGATCTTATATCATTGACAACGCGAACTGGGTGGCTTCGCAAATCAATACCGTTCTTACCGGCTGGACTGTTGAAGGGCTTCAGCGCACTATCTCCTGGTTGATGGACTGGCCAGCCGGTCTGAAGTTGAACAACGAACTTGCTGCCTTCTTGGGTGACTTGTTTCTGTGGGTCATCGAGAACTGGGCGG CTTGCATTGCCAACCTACAACCTTACCTACCTCACCTGATCTACGTTGTCGGATGCTCCAGCTTCGCCGGAGCCAGCATGCCCATCGCCGTATTTTCCGACTTACTTTCCATCCTAACCGTCCACATCTACTCCTTCTATATTGCCTCCGCCCGCATCTTCAATTGGCAGctcaccatcatcatctctctgtTCCATCTGTTCCGCGGCAAAAAGCGGAATGTCTTGCGCAACCGAATTGACTCATGCGATTACGACCTCgaccagctgctgctcggcaCCATCCTATTCACcgtccttttcttccttctaCCTACCGTGGTCGTCTTCTACCTGACCTTTGCATCGGCTCGGATGTTGATCATCTCTATGAAAGCGTCGTTTGACACTTGTCTTGCGTTTTTGAACCATTTCCCGCTCTTCGCGCTGATGCTGCGAGTGAAGGATTCACGGCGCCTGCCAGGTGGTATCCGATTCGAGCTGCGAGACGAGCCTGAAAAGCATGCCCCAGGCTCTGAATCATCCGTCCGGGCTTCCTACATCCATCTCGAG TCCGTGCCTCTACCGTTACGAGCCATGTTCGACCAATACTTCCAGCTAGGTCATCGACTCCGAAAGCACTACCTCGCACCACAGGTCATCTTCTGCCTCGTCACCGGCCGTTTCGTTCCGCccatccaccgccgcaaTCTGTACAGCATGCAGTACAGCATGCTTCCCGCGCGTCGCGCAGGTATGGCCGAGGTATGGGCGCTTCTGACCCAGACCAAGAAAAACAACAGCAGTGGTGGCGCAGCCGGCTCGATGGGAGGAGGTATCGGATCGTTGGGCAGTCCTGTGCCCAAAGTGCCCGCGTCCGTTCAGGGCGATCTGAGGAGACGGGGCCATCGATGA
- a CDS encoding uncharacterized protein (ID:PFLUO_004477-T1.cds;~source:funannotate) has translation MDSAGGFTPFQDRLSSSLVQVTRTVGQLSSEDLNFYRTSSAELSESLDEQSERILSLTSAVLKAAVAGTDLSAPTLHNEESVEDNWRGVVDVIDALLEKADACLDEFTGVIKKLSPSQEERAPAKKPPQKFPTIYDYGPSKIPKPQVLFDHKPDNSDLGPFRPLLKTKPHAIVPLEESLQTREVDGKTGYPSPYEAEIRAAKYPESVYKVSPPIDYLPFESTTATFVDTLEGAKEMLGELKKAKEIAIDVEHHDVHSYHGLTSLMQISTRDKDWVVDTLQPWREELQMLNEVFADPHILKVLHGSTMDIIWLQRDLGLYLVGLFDTFHAVSALGWPKRSLKVLLQKLVNFEADKRYQMADWRVRPLPDGMFDYARSDTHYLLYIYDLLRNELVETSTKAANHIDYVLERSKTEALQRYERPVYDAANGLGPGGWYDLLSRNPGVLPKEQFAVFKAVHQWRDEVARAEDEGFQCVFPKHMLFRLAQTMPLDMGTLLRTLSPVTPITKERAHDLLEVIQKAKTEGATGPEWRDVAPAPKPLAKAVAPVLQPESTDFPAAERYKTSQFWGNVLEAYESPAPPTYSLVAAAEALRLSLPLPPMPSTVSQTREKLGTTTKPPPSTIPAPTHEEPKIFTVKELGGPRKRKAAPTETTEQAPSTPDELLLETGNEPESTEKRRKKSHKDKKSKKSAQTDSQPENDDIPFDYGAAESVFNAAPAQAPSRRQKKHFNPYAKAMDAPSAARKQNREIQGKSHTFRE, from the coding sequence ATGGATTCAGCTGGAGGGTTCACTCCCTTCCAGGACAGACTGTCATCGTCTCTGGTCCAGGTAACCCGCACCGTCGGACAGCTCTCGTCCGAAGACCTGAACTTCTACCGCACCTCCAGCGCTGAGCTTTCCGAGTCGCTCGACGAACAAAGCGAACGCATCCTTTCCTTAACCTCTGCGGTCCTCAAAGCTGCAGTCGCCGGAACCGACCTTTCCGCTCCGACCCTCCACAATGAGGAATCGGTCGAGGACAATTGGCGCGGCGTGGTGGACGTAATCGacgcgctgctggagaaagCGGACGCTTGCTTGGATGAATTTACAGGGGTGATCAAGAAATTGAGCCCctcgcaagaagaacgagcTCCCGCGAAGAAACCGCCACAGAAATTCCCCACCATCTACGACTACGGCCCGTCCAAGATCCCCAAGCCCCAGGTGCTGTTCGACCACAAGCCCGATAACTCCGATCTCGGGCCCTTCCGGCCCCTGCTCAAAACAAAGCCGCATGCAATCGTCCCGCTGGAGGAATCGCTACAAACTCGCGAGGTGGATGGCAAGACGGGGTATCCATCCCCGTACGAGGCTGAGATCCGCGCTGCGAAGTACCCGGAATCGGTCTACAAGGTCTCTCCTCCGATTGACTATCTTCCCTTTGAAAGTACAACGGCTACGTTTGTCGATACGTTGGAGGGGGCCAAGGAGATGCTTGGCGAGctcaagaaggccaaggaaaTCGCGATTGATGTGGAACATCACGACGTGCACTCCTACCATGGTCTTACCTCGCTGATGCAGATCAGCACTCGCGACAAGGACTGGGTGGTGGATACCTTGCAGCCGTGGCGGGAGGAGCTCCAGATGCTCAACGAGGTCTTTGCGGACCCGCACATCCTCAAGGTCCTGCACGGATCAACCATGGATATCATCTGGCTGCAGCGCGACCTGGGCCTGTACCTTGTCGGACTCTTCGATACTTTCCATGCGGTATCTGCGCTGGGATGGCCGAAGCGAAGTCTGAAGGTCCTTTTGCAGAAGTTGGTCAATTTTGAAGCCGATAAGCGCTACCAGATGGCCGATTGGCGGGTTCGCCCGCTTCCGGATGGCATGTTCGACTATGCCCGCTCGGATACACACTATCTTCTCTACATCTACGATCTTCTACGTAACGAACTTGTCGAAACCTCAACCAAGGCAGCGAACCACATCGATTACGTGCTGGAGCGCTCCAAAACTGAGGCGCTGCAACGATACGAGCGGCCGGTGTATGATGCGGCAAATGGACTGGGTCCCGGCGGCTGGTACGATTTATTGTCGCGCAACCCCGGGGTCCTGCCCAAGGAACAGTTTGCCGTATTCAAAGCTGTTCACCAGTGGCGTGATGAGGTGGCGCGAGCTGAGGACGAAGGCTTTCAATGCGTGTTTCCCAAACATATGCTCTTCAGACTGGCCCAAACCATGCCGCTCGACATGGGCACCTTACTCCGGACTCTGTCACCTGTGACGCCCATCACGAAGGAGCGCGCTCATGACCTCCTCGAAGTGATCCAGAAAGCGAAAACCGAAGGTGCTACTGGTCCGGAATGGCGCGATGTGGCTCCAGCGCCCAAACCTCTTGCGAAAGCTGTAGCACCAGTTCTTCAGCCAGAGAGCACCGATTTTCCTGCTGCCGAGCGCTACAAAACGTCCCAGTTTTGGGGCAATGTTCTCGAGGCATACGAATCACCTGCGCCGCCGACATACTCGCTCGTCGCAGCGGCCGAGGCCCTCCGACTTTCTCTCCCCCTGCCGCCCATGCCTTCGACTGTCTCGCAAACACGTGAGAAACTGGGCACGACTACCAAACCACCTCCATCGACTATACCTGCTCCAACCCATGAGGAACCAAAAATCTTTACTGTGAAGGAACTCGGCGGGCCACGCAAGCGAAAAGCTGCACCCACTGAAACGACCGAGCAAGCTCCCTCAACACCAGACGAGCTACTGTTGGAGACGGGCAACGAGCCCGAATCCACAGAGAAGCGGCGCAAGAAATCGCACAAGGATaagaagtccaagaagtCCGCACAGACGGACTCACAGCCCGAGAACGACGACATCCCCTTCGACTATGGCGCAGCAGAGTCCGTCTTCAATGCTGCACCTGCTCAGGCGCCCAGCAGGCGACAGAAGAAGCATTTCAACCCATACGCCAAGGCGATGGATGCTCCTTCGGCCGCGCGGAAGCAGAATCGGGAGATTCAAGGCAAATCGCACACGTTCCGCGAATAG
- a CDS encoding uncharacterized protein (ID:PFLUO_004478-T1.cds;~source:funannotate), which produces MSSEQIKEYSLTSDQNEGFRKLSDGYDEMYPSPEGFLGRSISDITGFNAEVAFFYLKRLYESSYKKTERYPKSLAGSWKWGQIRHDSPFLGIPGGLLGGHSLTNKIPPWKVSADFEWQDDYRNPETICPHMMLVMHTGAVAIEGELLFCELGCIAQVIRNRLEQKEFEKTSLFPVLIISLFGPRHGRLVQAKFNKSGVLKVRASPIYNFVRKAEAPWNLFLRYYACEPRDGPEIEFGDDGEESVPTQALGYVFHVSAFGKKKDASTKNPKPVPQPLEFAFSCIDEMLPDRTCGETLRFG; this is translated from the exons ATGTCTTCTGAGCAGATCAAAGAGTACTCTCTCACGTCCGATCAAAATGAAGGCTTTCGCAAATTGTCCGATGGTTATGACGAGATGTACCCATCTCCAGAGGGTTTCCTAGGCCGTTCTATTTCCGACATCACGGGCTTCAACGCAGAAGTCGCCTTCTTTTACCTGAAGAGACTCTACGAAAGCTCGTATAAGAAGACTGAGCGCTACCCTAAGTCTCTTGCTGGGAGCTGGAAGTGGGGCCAAATTAGACATGACAGCCCATTCTTAGGTATCCCAGGGGGACTACTCGGGGGTCATTCCTTGACCAACAAGATTCCGCCTTGGAAAGTCAGCGCTGATTTCGAGTGGCAAGATGACTACCGTAACCCAGAAACAATTTGCCCGCATATGATGCTCGTGATGCATACTGGTGCAGTTGCTATCGAAGGCGAACTACTTTTTTGCGAGCTGGGTTGTATCGCACAGGTGATCCGAAATCGTTTAGAACAGAAGGAATTCGAAAAGACCTCGCTTTTCCCG GTATTGATCATCTCGCTATTCGGACCGCGACACGGACGTCTCGTTCAGGCTAAATTCAACAAGTCTGGTGTCTTGAAGGTTAGGGCTTCACCTATCTACAATTTCGtgcgcaaggccgaggcgCCTTGGAACCTTTTTCTACGCTACTATGCCTGCGAGCCTCGCGATGGGCCAGAAATCGAATTTGGTGACGATGGGGAGGAGAGTGTACCCACTCAGGCGCTCGGGTATGTTTTCCATGTGTCCGCatttggcaagaagaaggatgcgTCTACGAAGAATCCTAAGCCCGTCCCACAACCTTTGGAATTTGCATTTTCATGTATTGACGAGATGCTACCAGACCGGACCTGCGGAGAGACATTGCGCTTCGGTTGA
- a CDS encoding uncharacterized protein (ID:PFLUO_004479-T1.cds;~source:funannotate), protein MSVATMLQPASRASRASSSSSSSFQPVARQNTMSAHDTRSIRQSKRMSVTALYLSMSAKDRDLEISDDLARAQKHLRDLKSKISSQSKKNFVLEKDVRYLDSRIALLIQNRMAQEEQNEVASHLDDAIDPQEGFFPNDDRTQKYGNLLFLLQSEPRHIAHLCRLVTMAEIDSLLQTVMFTIYGNQYESREEHLLLTMFQSVLTYQFDNTPEYSSLLRQNTPVSRMMTTYTRRGPGQSYLKQVLADQINSLIELRDVDLEINPLKVYESMVKQIEEETGSLPDYLARSVTAEDAAANEQVQAIIAPRLKMLTDIANGFLTTIIDAVNETPYGLRWICKQIRSLSRRKYPDAQDQTICTLIGGFFFLRFLNPAIVTPRSYMLIDATPTDKPRRTLTLIAKMLQNLANKPSYAKEPYMASLQPFIESNKDRVNKFLLDLCEVQDFYESLEMDNYVALSKRDLELQITLNEMYAMHSLLEKHISVLAQDQYSHLSMLLQELGTAPAQLPRKENRTITVPLFSRWETALDDLTAALDITQEEVFFMEAKSTFVQILRSLPQNSSVARRPLRLDRIAEAAATLKNDAVMVRKGIRSMELLSQLQDMGVIDRSDEFSLLRDEVEQELVHLGSLKEKVVEETGQLESVFATIRDHNTYLVGQLETYKSYLHNVRSQSEGKSRSTAKEQKKQELGPYKFTHQQLEKEGVIRRSNVPENRRANIYFMFKSPLPGTFVISLHYKGRARGLLELDLKLDDLLEMQKDNLEDLDLEYVQFNVSKVLTLLNKRFARKKGW, encoded by the exons ATGTCCGTTGCAACGATGCTACAGCCTGCATCGAGAGCCTCCCgagcctcctcgtcgtcctcgtcctcgtttCAGCCCGTCGCCCGACAGAACACCATGTCCGCCCACGATACTCGGTCCATCCGCCAATCCAAGCGGATGTCGGTCACCGCTCTGTACCTGTCCATGTCGGCCAAGGACAGGGACTTGGAGATTTCTGATGATTTGGCACGAG CACAAAAGCACCTGCGCGATTTGAAGAGCAAGATTTCTTCGCAGTCCAAGAAGAACTTCGTCCTCGAGAAAGATGTGCGATACCTGGATTCTCGGATAGCGCTGCTGATTCAGAATCGGATGGCTCAGGAGGAG CAAAATGAAGTCGCCAGCCACCTCGACGATGCGATCGATCCCCAAGAGGGATTTTTCCCGAACGACGATCGCACTCAGAAGTACGGCAAcctccttttcctccttcagTCGGAGCCCCGCCACATTGCTCACCTCTGTCGCCTGGTCACAATGGCCGAAATCGATTCGCTCCTCCAGACCGTCATGTTCACCATCTACGGAAACCAGTACGAGAGCCGCGAGGAACACTTGCTGCTCACCATGTTCCAGTCCGTCCTCACATACCAGTTTGACAACACCCCGGAATACTCGTCCCTGCTGCGCCAGAATACCCCGGTCTCGCGGATGATGACCACCTACACACGTCGTGGTCCCGGCCAGAGTTACCTGAAACAGGTTCTGGCGGACCAGATCAACTCGCTGATCGAGCTGCGCGACGTGGACCTGGAGATTAACCCTCTGAAGGTCTATGAGAGCATGGTCAAACAAatcgaggaggagacggGTTCTCTGCCGGACTACCTGGCCCGGTCGGTGACCGCCGAGGATGCAGCCGCAAATGAGCAGGTGCAGGCCATCATTGCGCCGCGCCTGAAGATGTTGACGGATATTGCCAATGGcttcctcaccaccatcatcgatGCCGTCAACGAGACTCCATACGGGCTCCGCTGGATCTGCAAGCAGATTCGCAGTCTTTCCCGCCGCAAGTATCCCGACGCCCAGGACCAGACAATCTGTACCCTAATTGGTGGATTCTTCTTTCTACGATTCCTCAACCCCGCCATTGTCACGCCGCGCTCATACATGCTGATCGACGCCACACCTACGGACAAGCCTCGCCGGACCCTGACCCTGATCGCCAAGATGCTCCAGAACCTGGCGAACAAGCCATCTTATGCCAAGGAGCCCTACATGGCGAGCCTGCAGCCTTTCATCGAGTCGAACAAGGACCGGGTTAACAAGTTCCTGCTCGACCTCTGTGAAGTGCAAGACTTCTATGAGAgtctggagatggacaaCTACGTGGCCCTGTCGAAGCGGGACCTCGAACTGCAAATCACTCTGAATGAGATGTACGCCATGCATAGCCTTCTGGAGAAGCACATTTCGGTGCTCGCCCAGGACCAGTACTCGCACCTGTCCATGCTCCTGCAGGAGCTAGGCACCGCACCAGCACAGTTGCCTCGCAAAGAGAACCGAACCATCACAGTGCCGCTGTTCAGCCGATGGGAAACTGCTCTGGATGACTTGACTGCTGCCCTCGACATCACGCAGGAGGAGGTGTTTTTCATGGAGGCCAAGTCTACGTTTGTCCAGATTCTTCGGTCTCTACCTCAAAACTCCTCAGTGGCCCGCCGACCCCTTCGCCTGGATCGCATCGCCGAGGCTGCCGCTACTCTGAAGAACGACGCTGTGATGGTCCGGAAGGGCATTCGCTCCATGGAACTGCTGAGTCAGCTGCAGGATATGGGCGTGATTGACCGGTCCGATGAATTCAGTCTGCTCCGGGATGAGGTGGAGCAGGAGTTGGTGCACCTTGGTTcgctgaaggagaaggttGTGGAGGAAACCGGACAGCTGGAGTCCGTGTTCGCCACCATTCGCGATCACAACACCTATCTGGTCGGCCAGCTAGAGACCTACAAGTCCTACCTTCATAACGTGCGCAGTCAATCCGAGGGCAAGTCGCGCAGTACTGCCAaagagcagaagaagcaggagcTGGGACCGTACAAATTCACTCACCAGcagttggagaaggaaggcgtCATTCGTCGCAGCAACGTGCCGGAGAACCGACGGGCCAACATCTACTTCATGTTCAAGAGCCCATTGCCAGGGACATTTGTCATCAGTCTACACTACAAAG GACGGGCTCGTGGACTACTGGAACTTGATCTCAAGCttgatgatctccttgagatGCAGAAGGACAAccttgaggatcttgaccTGGAGTATGTCCAGTTCAACGTCTCGAAGGTGCTGACGCTTCTGAACAAACGCTTTGCGCGAAAGAAGGGCTGGTAA